One Ethanoligenens harbinense YUAN-3 genomic window carries:
- the rd gene encoding rubredoxin yields the protein MKKYVCSVCGFVYDEAEGYPDGGINPGTKWEDVPEDFVCPMCGVGKELFEEQ from the coding sequence TTGAAGAAATATGTGTGCAGCGTTTGCGGTTTTGTGTATGATGAAGCGGAAGGCTATCCGGACGGTGGGATCAATCCCGGCACCAAATGGGAAGATGTTCCCGAAGATTTCGTCTGCCCGATGTGCGGTGTGGGCAAAGAACTGTTCGAAGAGCAATAA
- a CDS encoding ferritin, whose product MLKPEIKALIEDQINYEFYSAYIYLGIYAYYADKNLNGFANWFQIQTQEERDHAMLQIQYLLNNGEAVHFPAVAEVKSDYESFLAPLKAAYAHELVVTERIHNIYGAALDAKDFRTTQFFDWFVKEQGEEEKNFEDIIKRFELFAGDSKGLYNLDAELATRVYAPPTLVL is encoded by the coding sequence ATGCTGAAACCTGAAATCAAGGCTCTGATCGAAGATCAGATCAATTATGAATTTTACTCCGCTTATATCTATCTTGGCATTTATGCCTATTACGCCGACAAGAACCTCAACGGGTTTGCCAACTGGTTCCAGATCCAGACACAAGAGGAGCGCGACCACGCCATGCTGCAGATCCAATATCTGCTCAACAACGGCGAAGCGGTTCATTTCCCGGCCGTCGCGGAAGTCAAATCCGACTACGAGTCGTTCCTCGCGCCGCTGAAAGCGGCCTATGCGCACGAATTGGTCGTGACCGAGCGCATCCATAACATTTACGGCGCCGCGCTGGACGCCAAGGATTTCCGCACCACGCAGTTCTTCGACTGGTTCGTCAAGGAGCAGGGCGAGGAAGAGAAGAACTTTGAGGACATCATCAAGAGGTTTGAACTCTTTGCCGGCGATTCCAAAGGGTTATACAACCTCGATGCCGAACTGGCCACGCGCGTTTATGCGCCGCCCACGCTTGTGCTGTAA
- a CDS encoding copper ion binding protein — translation MKIAEDITVNGMSCKHCVKAVTEAVKALDGVKKVKVSLDEKRATVEYDDQTVGLDAIKAAIEEAGYTTE, via the coding sequence ATGAAGATCGCAGAAGACATCACGGTCAATGGCATGAGCTGCAAGCACTGCGTCAAAGCGGTAACGGAGGCGGTCAAAGCGCTGGACGGTGTCAAAAAAGTCAAAGTGAGCCTGGACGAAAAGCGCGCAACGGTCGAATACGACGACCAGACCGTCGGGCTTGACGCCATCAAAGCCGCTATCGAAGAAGCGGGCTACACCACCGAATAA
- the rpoD gene encoding RNA polymerase sigma factor RpoD, with translation MGNEGTKKKDRIAELIETGKTKGNLTMTEITDALEEIDFDAEQTEKLYEALEHHNIDVLDDQEEPTPEELEGDLEEDAEEASKPNVDLESSLSAEGIAIDDPVKVYLKEIGRVPLLSGEEEIELAKRMGEGDVAARKRLSEANLRLVVSIAKRYVGRGMQFLDLIQEGNLGLIKAVEKFDYTKGYKFSTYATWWIRQAITRAIADQARTIRIPVHMVETINKVVRVERQLLQELGRQPQAEEIAELMGMSVDKVREIMKVAQEPVSLETPIGEEEDSHLGDFIPDDDAPAPAEAASHTLLKEQLGDVLKTLTQREAKVLRLRFGLDDGRPRTLEEVGREFNVTRERIRQIEAKALRKLRHPSRSKKLKDFLD, from the coding sequence ATGGGAAATGAAGGTACGAAAAAGAAGGATCGCATTGCCGAACTGATCGAAACGGGCAAGACAAAAGGGAACCTCACAATGACAGAAATTACGGATGCACTGGAAGAGATCGATTTCGACGCCGAGCAGACAGAAAAACTCTATGAGGCGCTGGAACACCATAATATCGATGTGCTGGACGACCAGGAAGAACCCACGCCCGAGGAACTGGAGGGCGATCTGGAGGAGGACGCGGAGGAAGCGTCCAAGCCCAACGTGGATCTGGAGAGCTCGCTGAGCGCCGAGGGTATCGCCATCGACGACCCCGTGAAGGTTTACCTCAAGGAGATCGGGCGCGTGCCGCTGCTCTCCGGCGAGGAAGAGATTGAGCTGGCCAAGCGTATGGGCGAGGGCGACGTTGCCGCGCGCAAGCGCCTGTCCGAAGCCAACCTGCGCCTGGTGGTGAGTATCGCCAAGCGGTATGTGGGCCGCGGCATGCAGTTTCTCGACCTCATCCAGGAAGGCAACCTGGGCCTCATCAAGGCGGTCGAAAAGTTCGATTATACCAAAGGCTACAAATTCTCGACCTATGCTACGTGGTGGATCCGGCAGGCCATCACCCGCGCCATCGCCGACCAGGCGCGCACCATCCGTATCCCGGTGCACATGGTGGAAACCATCAACAAGGTCGTGCGGGTGGAACGCCAGCTCCTGCAGGAACTGGGCCGCCAGCCACAGGCCGAGGAAATCGCCGAACTGATGGGAATGTCGGTGGACAAGGTGCGCGAGATTATGAAAGTGGCCCAGGAGCCCGTTTCGCTTGAAACGCCCATCGGCGAGGAGGAAGACAGCCATCTGGGCGACTTCATTCCCGACGACGATGCGCCCGCCCCGGCCGAAGCCGCTTCTCACACGCTGCTTAAAGAGCAGCTTGGTGACGTGCTCAAAACCCTCACCCAGCGTGAGGCCAAGGTGCTGCGCCTGCGTTTCGGATTGGACGACGGACGCCCTCGCACGCTCGAAGAGGTAGGGCGGGAGTTCAACGTCACGCGCGAGCGCATCCGCCAGATCGAGGCAAAGGCGCTGCGCAAGCTGCGCCACCCCAGCCGCAGCAAAAAGCTCAAGGATTTTCTGGATTGA
- a CDS encoding RrF2 family transcriptional regulator encodes MRITQEADYAVRIIDCLATAGTRMDARTVSEKTGVTLRFTLKIFRKLGQAGIVRSFKGVQGGYELARDPDEINLRQVIEAVDGPININRCMTGSLPCALLEDTRLCYYHTVFNELSKTIQEKLESVTFRSPNRVT; translated from the coding sequence ATGCGCATCACACAGGAAGCCGATTATGCCGTGCGGATCATTGATTGCCTTGCCACCGCCGGCACGCGGATGGATGCCCGCACGGTTTCCGAAAAGACCGGCGTCACGCTGCGGTTTACACTGAAAATTTTCCGCAAGCTGGGGCAGGCCGGCATTGTGCGCTCGTTCAAGGGCGTGCAGGGCGGTTATGAACTGGCGCGGGACCCTGATGAGATCAACCTGCGTCAGGTGATCGAGGCCGTGGACGGTCCCATCAACATCAACCGCTGCATGACCGGCTCGCTGCCCTGCGCGCTGCTGGAGGATACCCGATTGTGTTATTACCATACGGTATTCAACGAGCTTTCCAAAACGATTCAGGAAAAACTGGAGAGCGTCACGTTCCGCAGCCCGAACCGAGTTACATAA
- a CDS encoding deoxyguanosinetriphosphate triphosphohydrolase — protein sequence MTIREQTEALEERTLSPYATLAARSRGREREEELCPLRTVFARDRDRIIHCKAFRRLKYKTQVFLAPVGDHYHTRMTHTLEVAQIARTISRALRLNEDLTEAIALGHDLGHTPFGHAGERALDEIHPDGFAHHAQSLRVVKKLENDGKGLNLTWEVRDGILNHTSGSMPSTPEGRIVRLADRIAYLNHDIDDALRGGVLTDEEIPWETRYVLGRTHSQRINALVVDTVENSTGELITMSPRVEQAFLALRRFMFEQVYTNPIAKSEEGKAEYILKRLYDHFLHHTDELHAEFRRICEEDGAQTAVCDYIAGMTDRFAIQVYEDIFIPQAWNK from the coding sequence ATGACGATCCGGGAGCAAACGGAAGCGCTGGAGGAACGCACTCTGTCGCCTTATGCCACTTTGGCGGCGCGTTCGCGCGGACGGGAACGGGAGGAAGAACTCTGCCCGCTGCGCACGGTGTTTGCCCGTGACCGCGACCGCATCATTCACTGTAAGGCGTTCCGGCGGCTGAAGTACAAAACGCAGGTGTTCCTCGCGCCGGTGGGCGACCATTACCACACGCGGATGACCCACACGCTGGAAGTGGCGCAGATCGCCCGCACCATCTCCCGCGCGCTGCGGCTCAATGAGGATCTGACCGAGGCCATTGCGCTGGGGCACGACCTGGGCCACACGCCGTTTGGACATGCGGGCGAACGCGCGCTGGACGAGATCCATCCCGACGGATTTGCACATCATGCACAGAGCCTGCGGGTGGTGAAAAAGCTCGAAAACGACGGCAAGGGGCTCAACCTCACCTGGGAGGTGCGGGACGGCATCCTCAACCATACGTCCGGCTCCATGCCGTCCACCCCGGAAGGGCGCATCGTGCGGCTGGCCGACCGCATTGCCTATCTCAACCACGACATCGACGATGCGCTGCGCGGCGGTGTGCTTACCGATGAGGAGATCCCGTGGGAAACACGGTATGTGCTGGGGCGTACGCATTCACAGCGCATCAATGCCTTGGTGGTGGACACGGTGGAGAACAGCACAGGGGAACTCATCACGATGTCACCCAGAGTGGAGCAGGCGTTTTTGGCCTTGCGGCGCTTCATGTTCGAGCAGGTTTACACCAATCCCATCGCCAAAAGCGAGGAGGGTAAAGCGGAATATATTCTCAAACGGCTCTACGATCACTTCCTGCACCACACCGATGAACTGCATGCCGAGTTTCGCCGCATCTGTGAGGAAGACGGCGCGCAGACCGCGGTCTGCGACTACATTGCGGGTATGACCGACCGCTTTGCCATTCAGGTTTATGAGGATATTTTCATCCCGCAGGCGTGGAACAAATGA
- a CDS encoding DUF4829 domain-containing protein — MKKRRFRPGRRLAVFLAAVAVVLSGYGAYQGIGAIRNRQYAEQTRHMSAEQVVQFYFTAWQHRNGRAMRAVTLDGTPGMENEFVMWLSSLTFSVSEEVPATETYLRGRRDYKEYADLKVYGVIFTANYPGFIESGFSPGQYWDYVVVKEKPDSPWKISGAGFI, encoded by the coding sequence ATGAAGAAACGCAGATTCCGACCGGGAAGAAGACTCGCCGTATTTTTGGCGGCGGTTGCCGTTGTGCTCTCCGGTTATGGCGCTTATCAGGGGATTGGCGCGATACGCAACCGGCAGTATGCCGAGCAGACCCGGCATATGTCGGCGGAGCAGGTGGTGCAGTTTTATTTCACGGCCTGGCAGCATCGCAACGGGCGCGCTATGCGGGCCGTGACGCTGGACGGTACGCCCGGCATGGAAAATGAGTTTGTCATGTGGCTTTCCTCTCTGACTTTCAGCGTCAGCGAGGAAGTGCCGGCCACAGAGACGTATCTCCGGGGAAGACGGGATTATAAGGAATACGCGGATCTGAAAGTCTATGGCGTGATCTTTACGGCCAACTATCCGGGCTTTATTGAATCCGGCTTTTCGCCGGGGCAATACTGGGATTATGTCGTTGTGAAAGAAAAGCCGGATTCCCCGTGGAAAATCAGCGGAGCGGGCTTTATTTAA
- a CDS encoding FprA family A-type flavoprotein, with product MGVVKLTDDVYSVGVLNPNMRIFDVIMRTEFGTSYNAYLIKGEKNVLIETTHPRYFEEYLENISSVVDPKTIDYVIMNHNEPDHSGSLAKLLEVAPQIQVLTSQAGAIYLRNITNEPNAHIRAVKDGETLDIGGGKELRFVIAPFLHWPDSMFTYYAAEKIAFTCDFLGAHYCEPRMIDSHVTYPQRYESAFENYYTAIFGPFKPYVLKGLAKLDELDVDTVCTSHGPVLTKGVYLEKNKELYRKWSQPAVREKKYIPIFYCSAYGYTGELGKKIAEGIRNVLPDAVVEVMDVNEHPFDELAHKINENDAFLLGSPTINKDAVRPIWLLAAAIDLINAKGRPAAAFGSFGWSGEAVPMLVERLKSMKLNVFENGFTARFVPSDAEFADAVAFGKRFAEQLKA from the coding sequence TTGGGTGTTGTCAAACTTACAGACGACGTATATTCCGTCGGCGTGCTCAATCCGAACATGCGCATTTTTGATGTGATCATGCGCACGGAATTCGGCACGAGTTATAACGCATATCTGATCAAGGGCGAGAAAAACGTGCTGATCGAAACCACGCATCCCCGGTATTTTGAAGAATATCTGGAAAACATATCAAGCGTGGTTGACCCGAAAACCATCGATTACGTCATTATGAACCACAACGAGCCGGATCATTCCGGTTCGCTGGCCAAACTGCTGGAAGTAGCGCCGCAGATCCAGGTGCTCACCTCGCAGGCGGGTGCCATTTATCTGCGCAACATCACCAATGAGCCCAATGCTCACATCCGTGCCGTCAAGGACGGCGAGACGCTTGATATCGGCGGCGGGAAAGAGCTGCGCTTTGTCATCGCGCCGTTTTTGCACTGGCCGGATTCCATGTTCACCTATTATGCGGCGGAAAAGATCGCGTTTACCTGTGATTTTCTCGGCGCGCATTACTGCGAGCCGCGCATGATCGACAGCCATGTGACCTACCCCCAACGCTATGAGAGTGCGTTTGAAAATTACTACACCGCCATTTTTGGGCCGTTCAAGCCCTATGTGCTCAAAGGCCTTGCCAAATTGGATGAGCTGGATGTGGATACCGTCTGCACCAGCCATGGGCCGGTTCTCACCAAAGGCGTGTATCTGGAGAAAAACAAGGAACTCTATCGCAAATGGAGTCAGCCGGCGGTACGCGAAAAGAAATATATTCCGATCTTCTATTGCAGCGCCTACGGTTATACCGGTGAGCTTGGCAAGAAGATTGCCGAGGGCATCCGGAACGTGCTGCCCGATGCGGTCGTCGAGGTGATGGATGTAAATGAGCATCCTTTTGACGAGCTGGCGCACAAAATCAATGAGAACGATGCGTTCCTGCTCGGTTCGCCGACCATCAATAAAGACGCCGTCCGCCCGATTTGGCTGCTTGCCGCCGCGATTGACCTCATCAACGCCAAAGGCCGCCCGGCCGCCGCGTTCGGTTCGTTCGGCTGGAGCGGGGAGGCCGTGCCCATGCTGGTGGAACGGCTCAAGAGCATGAAGCTCAACGTGTTCGAAAACGGGTTTACCGCCCGGTTTGTGCCTTCGGATGCGGAATTTGCCGATGCGGTGGCATTTGGCAAACGTTTCGCGGAACAGCTCAAGGCATAA
- the rpmE gene encoding 50S ribosomal protein L31, giving the protein MKQGIHPKYETTIIKCACGNEIETRSTKKDLHIDICSKCHPFFTGKQKLVDTGGRIDRFKKRYNMD; this is encoded by the coding sequence ATGAAGCAAGGTATTCATCCGAAATACGAAACGACCATCATCAAATGCGCGTGCGGCAACGAGATCGAAACACGGTCCACCAAGAAGGATCTTCATATCGATATTTGCTCGAAATGCCATCCGTTCTTTACGGGCAAGCAGAAGCTGGTGGATACGGGCGGGCGCATCGACCGTTTCAAAAAAAGATACAACATGGATTGA
- a CDS encoding J domain-containing protein — MTDPYQVLGVSPNASDDEVKAAYRKLVKKYHPDNYVNNPLADLATEKMKEINEAYNTVMQQRGRGGSNGGGYNASSGGNQSSYSGGSARFMHVRSMINAGQIGQAQNVLDAVPLSERDAEWHFLMGSVMYRKGWVNEAYVNFQNACRQDPGNREYQEALNRLSGQMNGMGFGGFGGYNMGNQEGCTGCDICTGLICADCLCGGLGGGC; from the coding sequence ATGACCGATCCGTATCAGGTCCTGGGCGTGTCGCCCAACGCCTCCGACGACGAAGTGAAAGCGGCTTATCGCAAACTTGTCAAAAAATATCATCCGGACAATTATGTCAACAACCCGCTGGCCGATCTCGCAACCGAAAAAATGAAAGAGATCAACGAAGCGTATAATACCGTCATGCAGCAGCGAGGCCGCGGAGGCAGCAACGGCGGCGGATACAACGCGTCTTCCGGAGGAAATCAGTCTTCCTACAGCGGCGGCTCCGCGCGGTTCATGCATGTGCGTTCCATGATCAATGCCGGCCAGATTGGGCAGGCACAAAATGTGCTCGATGCCGTACCGTTGAGCGAGCGTGATGCCGAGTGGCATTTTCTCATGGGCAGCGTCATGTACCGCAAAGGCTGGGTGAACGAGGCGTATGTCAATTTCCAGAACGCCTGCCGGCAGGACCCGGGCAACCGGGAATATCAGGAGGCGCTCAACCGTCTTTCCGGCCAGATGAACGGGATGGGATTCGGTGGTTTCGGCGGCTACAACATGGGCAATCAGGAGGGCTGTACCGGGTGCGACATCTGCACGGGGCTGATTTGCGCCGATTGCCTTTGTGGCGGATTGGGCGGCGGTTGCTGA
- a CDS encoding IMPACT family protein: protein MDYTTIRAGVQAEYVEKKSRFLALLRPVENEEAAEAFLKEMRRAHPDARHHVSAWVLPDTERCSDDGEPSGTAGQPVLSVLRRRGFSRVAAVVVRYFGGVLLGAPGLVRAYGHAVSLAADAAEPVRLRACTVYSFSCEYTALSALERLARQRGHVRDIAYAEVVTFELAVPVEEAAAFERAVTECSCGRVILYEQGEVYEEASFFAA, encoded by the coding sequence ATGGACTACACCACGATACGGGCCGGCGTGCAGGCCGAATATGTCGAAAAAAAGTCGCGGTTTCTGGCGCTTTTGCGGCCGGTTGAAAACGAGGAAGCGGCCGAAGCTTTTTTAAAGGAAATGCGGCGCGCGCATCCGGACGCCAGACATCATGTGTCCGCTTGGGTCCTGCCGGATACCGAGCGCTGCTCGGACGACGGCGAGCCCTCCGGCACGGCGGGGCAGCCGGTGCTTTCGGTACTGCGTCGTCGCGGTTTTTCCCGTGTGGCCGCCGTGGTGGTGCGCTACTTCGGCGGCGTGCTGCTTGGAGCTCCGGGCCTGGTGCGGGCTTACGGGCATGCTGTTTCCCTCGCGGCGGACGCTGCAGAGCCCGTCCGCCTGCGGGCCTGTACGGTCTATTCGTTTTCCTGTGAGTACACGGCGCTCTCCGCTCTGGAACGGCTGGCCAGACAACGGGGGCATGTGCGGGATATCGCCTATGCCGAGGTGGTTACCTTCGAGCTTGCGGTGCCGGTGGAGGAGGCCGCGGCGTTTGAACGGGCGGTCACGGAATGTTCCTGCGGCAGGGTCATCTTGTACGAACAGGGTGAGGTTTACGAGGAAGCCTCGTTTTTTGCAGCGTGA
- the dnaG gene encoding DNA primase: protein MISEAFLQEMKDRCDIESVVSRYVNLRKSGKSMVGLCPFHSEKTPSFHVYPDDQHFYCFGCETGGDVITFIRKIENLEYREAVEFLAAQAGLTVPDDAPGAQAASRERARILEMNRAAARFFHECLISPQGKEGLAYFEQRGLSMHTIRSFGLGYAPDGWNHLLGYLQQQGFRPEELAAGALALRGRNGGYYDAFRHRVMFPIIDLRGNVVAFGGRVLDDSKPKYLNSNDTPAFHKSKCLFALNFAKNSGGRSLILCEGYMDAIALHQAGFRNAVATLGTALTPEQVRLMARYAKEVVISYDADKAGQNASQRAIGLLTQAGLAVRVLRIEGGKDPDEFIRTHGADRFRMLLEHSGNHIEYRLASALQKYNVDITEQKAAYLKEAVEILATVESMVERDVYAGKLAETLGVSKENVLADAAALRAKRQGREKKARVREEIAAAHGMKDRVNPEKRANLLAARAEENLIVLLYRNPDFLKRMDNLIRPEDFVTAFNRRVYTALREQAIAGGEPDLSALGAQFSADEMGKITGLLHKTLVSDTLQEAHDCAAVLLKEQVNRRAAEQQDAQAAYDAIRVKKLEEQR from the coding sequence TTGATTTCGGAGGCTTTTCTGCAGGAGATGAAAGACCGCTGCGACATCGAGAGCGTGGTGTCGCGTTATGTCAACCTGCGCAAAAGCGGAAAAAGCATGGTCGGGCTGTGCCCGTTCCACAGCGAGAAAACGCCCTCCTTCCATGTTTACCCGGACGACCAGCATTTCTATTGCTTTGGCTGCGAGACCGGCGGGGATGTCATCACCTTCATACGCAAGATCGAGAATTTGGAGTACCGCGAGGCGGTGGAGTTTCTGGCCGCGCAGGCGGGCCTGACAGTGCCGGACGACGCGCCCGGCGCGCAGGCCGCTTCCAGGGAGCGGGCGCGCATTCTCGAAATGAACCGCGCCGCCGCCCGTTTTTTCCATGAATGCCTGATTTCTCCACAGGGCAAAGAGGGGCTGGCGTATTTTGAGCAGCGCGGGCTTTCCATGCACACCATCCGCTCGTTTGGGCTGGGCTATGCGCCGGATGGCTGGAATCATCTGCTCGGCTACCTGCAACAGCAGGGCTTTCGGCCGGAGGAACTGGCGGCGGGCGCGTTGGCGCTGCGGGGCCGAAACGGTGGGTATTATGACGCGTTCCGCCATCGTGTGATGTTTCCCATCATCGACCTGCGCGGCAATGTAGTGGCGTTCGGCGGCCGCGTGCTGGACGACAGCAAGCCCAAATACCTCAACAGCAACGACACGCCGGCCTTCCATAAAAGCAAATGTCTGTTTGCTCTCAATTTCGCTAAAAACAGCGGCGGCCGGTCGCTCATCCTCTGCGAGGGCTATATGGATGCCATCGCGCTGCATCAGGCGGGGTTCCGCAATGCGGTGGCGACGCTCGGCACCGCGCTCACGCCGGAGCAGGTCCGGCTGATGGCCCGCTACGCAAAGGAAGTCGTAATCTCTTACGATGCCGATAAGGCGGGACAGAACGCTTCCCAGCGCGCCATCGGTCTGCTCACGCAGGCGGGCCTTGCCGTGCGGGTGCTGCGCATTGAAGGGGGAAAAGACCCCGATGAATTCATCCGAACGCACGGCGCCGACCGGTTCCGGATGCTGCTGGAGCACAGCGGCAACCATATCGAATACCGGCTGGCGTCCGCGCTTCAAAAATACAATGTGGACATCACGGAACAGAAAGCAGCTTATTTAAAGGAGGCGGTGGAGATCCTCGCCACAGTCGAAAGCATGGTGGAACGCGATGTTTACGCCGGTAAGCTGGCGGAAACGCTGGGCGTTTCCAAGGAAAATGTACTGGCTGACGCGGCAGCCCTGCGCGCAAAACGGCAAGGCCGGGAGAAAAAAGCGCGCGTGCGTGAGGAGATCGCCGCGGCGCATGGCATGAAAGACCGCGTGAACCCTGAAAAACGGGCCAACCTGCTGGCGGCCCGCGCGGAAGAAAATCTGATCGTTCTGCTCTACCGCAATCCGGATTTTCTGAAACGGATGGACAATCTGATCCGCCCTGAGGATTTTGTTACAGCATTCAACCGCCGGGTGTATACGGCGCTGCGTGAGCAGGCGATTGCTGGCGGTGAACCCGATCTCTCGGCGCTGGGCGCGCAGTTTTCCGCCGACGAGATGGGGAAAATCACAGGGCTTTTGCATAAAACGCTGGTTTCCGACACCCTGCAGGAAGCGCATGACTGTGCCGCTGTGCTTCTGAAGGAACAGGTGAACAGGCGCGCTGCGGAACAGCAGGACGCACAGGCCGCTTATGACGCGATCCGCGTCAAAAAGCTGGAAGAACAAAGGTGA
- the cysK gene encoding cysteine synthase A → MGIVTSVDGLVGGTPVFSFAERGAEVLVKLESYNPGGSVKDRAALAIIEQAEASGVLKPGGVIVEPTSGNMGVALAMLGVSRGYRVIIVMPDTMTLERRKLITAFGGELVLTEGALRMTGAMRKAEELARSIPGAFMPGQFENPANPDANEAAGREILKDTEGRLDAFVAGIGTGGSFTGTARVLKQALPSILCAALEPAESAVISGGHPGPHGIQGIGSGFIPKNFDRSLADRIIPVPTSAAMATACWFTKTFGILAGISSGAAVYAARRLARELGPGKRVLCLAPDTGERYLSILYTK, encoded by the coding sequence ATGGGGATCGTGACGTCTGTAGACGGATTGGTGGGAGGAACGCCGGTATTTTCATTTGCCGAGCGAGGCGCCGAGGTGCTGGTCAAGCTGGAAAGTTATAATCCCGGCGGCAGTGTCAAGGACCGTGCGGCGCTTGCCATCATCGAGCAGGCGGAGGCTTCGGGCGTACTCAAGCCCGGCGGCGTGATCGTGGAGCCAACGAGCGGCAACATGGGCGTGGCGCTCGCCATGCTCGGCGTTTCGCGCGGTTACCGCGTCATCATCGTCATGCCGGACACCATGACGCTGGAACGCCGCAAGCTCATCACTGCATTTGGCGGGGAACTGGTGCTCACCGAGGGTGCGCTGCGCATGACCGGCGCCATGCGGAAAGCGGAAGAGCTTGCCCGGTCCATTCCCGGCGCCTTTATGCCCGGCCAGTTTGAAAATCCAGCCAACCCTGACGCCAATGAGGCGGCCGGCCGTGAGATTTTGAAAGATACGGAAGGCCGTCTGGATGCGTTCGTCGCGGGGATCGGCACCGGAGGCAGCTTCACCGGCACGGCGCGGGTACTCAAACAAGCGCTTCCCTCCATCCTCTGCGCGGCGTTGGAGCCGGCGGAATCCGCTGTAATTTCGGGTGGACATCCCGGACCGCACGGCATCCAGGGCATCGGGTCGGGGTTCATTCCGAAAAACTTTGACCGTTCCCTTGCCGACCGCATCATTCCCGTACCCACTTCCGCGGCGATGGCCACCGCCTGCTGGTTTACCAAAACATTCGGTATCCTGGCAGGCATCTCGTCGGGCGCGGCTGTTTACGCCGCGCGCCGTCTTGCCCGGGAACTCGGGCCCGGCAAGCGGGTGCTTTGCCTGGCGCCGGACACCGGCGAACGCTATCTGAGCATACTTTACACAAAATAA
- a CDS encoding DUF5685 family protein, protein MFGYVRPYKPELKIREFEAYRAVYCGICHTLGKRYAFAMRFILSYDLTLMAILLLSLRDNPPAVCRCRCPAKLRKMPACEQSAELRFVADCGVLLLYHKLRDNLRDGSFFKKLAAAFLLPFAALMKRRATARQPQAAAHIADAMRAQCDAERRKAGVDAAADPTGGMIADLLLLGAGQGADERVLHRFGYFLGRWVYLIDAVDDMQADVKSGDYNPFVLAWRLSPASDFAACRARAVGLLNSCVYEMQAALALLPVRQYAGVLENTFVLGLPHIQCAVVEGQPLKGR, encoded by the coding sequence TTGTTCGGCTATGTAAGACCCTATAAGCCGGAATTGAAGATCCGGGAATTTGAGGCGTACCGCGCGGTCTACTGCGGCATCTGCCACACATTGGGCAAACGGTATGCCTTTGCCATGCGCTTTATTTTGAGTTATGATCTGACATTGATGGCCATCCTGCTGCTCTCTCTGCGGGACAACCCACCGGCGGTCTGCCGCTGCCGGTGCCCCGCCAAGCTTCGCAAGATGCCTGCCTGTGAGCAGAGCGCGGAACTGCGTTTCGTGGCGGATTGCGGCGTGCTGCTGCTATACCACAAGTTGCGCGACAATCTGCGTGACGGCTCCTTTTTCAAAAAACTGGCGGCGGCGTTCCTGCTGCCGTTTGCGGCGCTTATGAAACGGCGTGCCACAGCCCGCCAGCCGCAGGCGGCGGCTCATATCGCGGACGCCATGCGCGCGCAGTGCGATGCGGAACGCCGGAAAGCGGGCGTGGATGCTGCCGCGGACCCAACTGGCGGGATGATCGCCGATTTACTTTTGCTGGGGGCCGGCCAGGGTGCAGACGAACGGGTTCTGCACCGTTTCGGCTATTTCCTGGGCCGCTGGGTCTACCTGATAGATGCGGTGGACGATATGCAGGCGGACGTAAAAAGCGGCGATTACAACCCGTTCGTACTGGCGTGGCGTCTTTCGCCCGCCTCCGATTTTGCGGCGTGCAGGGCGCGTGCGGTCGGGCTGCTCAATTCCTGTGTATATGAGATGCAGGCGGCGCTTGCGCTGCTGCCGGTGCGGCAATATGCCGGTGTGCTCGAAAACACGTTTGTGCTCGGCTTGCCCCACATACAGTGTGCGGTGGTGGAAGGCCAGCCCTTGAAAGGGCGATGA